In Zingiber officinale cultivar Zhangliang chromosome 8B, Zo_v1.1, whole genome shotgun sequence, a single genomic region encodes these proteins:
- the LOC122016853 gene encoding cationic amino acid transporter 5-like, with protein MASGDGERSYWRWSKEDFFPEPSFRSWTAYGEALSHTRLRLRNRLLYRSTDAAELLALPRRSEHELRRCLNWWDLAWLGFGAVVGTGIFVLTGQEARFSAGPAIPLAYAAAGASALLSSLIYAEFASDVPSAGGSFSYLRIELGEFVAYLAAANILLEAIVGAAGLARSWTSYFATLLGRDPDALRIHAPALAAGFDLLDPIAVVVLIACSTVAMFGTRGTSILNWLTSLLSVAVIGFIIAAGFTHADASNLAPFFPMGAKGVLQAAAVVYWAYTGFDMVATMAEETRNPARDIPLGLVGSMSAITIVYCVMALVLVMMQRYDQLDPNAAYAVAFEAVGMRWAKYLVALGALKGMTTGLLVGALGQGRYTTQIARAHMIPPYFALVHPRTGTPVYATILVTLSSAIIALFSSLDVLASVSSISTLFIFALVALALLVRRYYDRESPQQPRAHLAKLTFFLTAIVGSSVAVSTCWNTNPDGWIGFAVTVPLWFLSTLGLALLVPQQRTPKLWRVPLMPWLPSLSIATNVFLMGSLGYEAYVRFGICTAAMLAYYVLVGVHATYDVAQEETSSNGDEIAPGFCRYVLIQLR; from the exons ATGGCGAGCGGCGACGGCGAACGTAGCTATTGGCGATGGAGCAAGGAAGATTTCTTCCCGGAGCCGTCCTTCCGGAGTTGGACCGCGTATGGAGAGGCGCTCTCCCACACTCGGCTCCGCCTCCGTAACCGCCTTTTGTACCGCTCCACCGACGCCGCCGAGCTTCTCGCCCTTCCCCGCCGCAGCGAGCACGAGTTGCGCCGCTGCCTAAACTGGTGGGACCTCGCCTGGCTCGGATTCGGTGCCGTCGTTGGTACTGGAATCTTCGTCCTCACTGGCCAGGAGGCTCGCTTCTCGGCCGGCCCCGCAATCCCTCTCGCCTATGCTGCCGCCGGCGCTTCTGCTCTTTTGTCCTCCCTCATCTACGCCGAATTCGCCTCTGACGTGCCCTCCGCTGGCGGCTCCTTCTCCTACCTCCGCATCGAACTCGGCGAATTTGTCGCTTACCTCGCCGCCGCCAACATCCTCCTTGAGGCTATCGTGGGCGCCGCCGGCCTAGCCCGCTCATGGACCTCTTATTTCGCCACCCTCCTAGGCCGCGACCCCGACGCCCTCCGCATCCACGCCCCGGCTCTCGCCGCCGGTTTTGATCTCCTCGATCCGATCGCCGTCGTCGTCCTCATCGCCTGCTCCACCGTCGCAATGTTCGGCACGCGCGGCACCTCCATCCTCAACTGGCTCACCTCCCTTCTCAGTGTGGCCGTCATCGGTTTCATCATCGCCGCGGGATTCACCCACGCCGATGCTTCCAATCTCGCCCCTTTCTTTCCCATGGGCGCCAAGGGAGTTTTACAGGCGGCAGCGGTGGTCTACTGGGCGTACACTGGATTCGACATGGTGGCCACCATGGCGGAGGAGACCCGCAACCCAGCGCGCGACATTCCCCTCGGCCTCGTCGGCTCCATGTCCGCCATTACCATCGTGTACTGCGTGATGGCCCTCGTGCTGGTGATGATGCAGCGGTACGACCAGCTCGACCCCAATGCAGCCTACGCGGTGGCGTTTGAGGCGGTGGGGATGCGGTGGGCCAAATACCTGGTGGCGCTAGGCGCGCTTAAGGGGATGACCACGGGGTTGCTCGTCGGCGCGCTAGGGCAGGGGAGGTACACCACCCAAATCGCGCGCGCCCACATGATCCCGCCCTACTTTGCGCTCGTGCACCCGCGCACCGGCACGCCCGTCTACGCCACTATCCTCGTCACCCTCTCCAGCGCCATCATCGCCTTGTTTTCCAGCCTCGACGTCCTCGCCAGCGTCTCCTCCATCAGCACGCTCTTCATCTTCGCGCTCGTGGCGCTCGCACTGCTCGTGAGGCGATACTACGACAGGGAATCCCCACAACAGCCGAGGGCGCACCTAGCCAAGCTGACGTTTTTTCTGACGGCCATCGTGGGCTCGTCCGTCGCCGTGTCGACATGCTGGAACACGAACCCGGACGGGTGGATCGGGTTCGCGGTCACGGTGCCGCTGTGGTTCCTGAGCACTCTGGGGCTGGCGCTATTGGTGCCGCAGCAGAGGACGCCGAAGCTGTGGCGGGTGCCACTGATGCCCTGGCTGCCGTCGCTGTCGATAGCAACCAATGTGTTCTTAATGGGGTCGCTGGGCTACGAGGCGTACGTAAGGTTCGGGATCTGCACGGCAGCGATGCTGGCGTACTACGTGCTCGTCGGCGTGCATGCGACCTACGACGTCGCTCAGGAGGAGACGTCGTCGAACGGAGATGAAATTGCGCCAG GCTTCTGCCGTTATGTTCTCATTCAATTGAGATAG